The Verrucomicrobiota bacterium DNA window GATTCGATGCCAATTTCAAAATTGTATGCGACGTTACTCCAGCGATCCACCTGGGGCAGCACTTCGAGGTACTCCCACACCTTGGCAGTTTTGGTGATTTTGTATTCACCGCGTTCGCTGGCGCGCAAGGTGGCGTACCGGTTGGAAACACTTCCAAGTTTTTCAATGACATAGCCAGGGCCGACTTCCGCGCGCAGGAATCCTTTGTCATTCTTGACGAAATAATAACCGAGACCGGGGTTGAACGCCACGCGGTACCGCACATCCGCCACTCCGTCATGCATGCCTTCCACGCGCATGTACATAAACAGTTTATCGCTTACCTGACGGTTAAGCTGGCCATAACCGCGATATAACTCATTGTTCTTGGTGGATACCCCATTTTGTTTGGTTTCCCCATAGGTAAAATCACCACCAAGGCTTAAATCCATTTTCTCCCATTTACGCACCGCCAAACCTTGCAGGACACCCAAGACCGTATCGCTATTGCCTTTGGTAATCGTCAAACCTGCGGACAAGGTTAGATCCCAAGGATTTTTCTTCTCTACGGCAGTCGGTTCGGCTCCTGAAACAGATGTATGACTAAAGCCAAGGACCACTACGCTGGCCACTACGCCAGCCCATTTGTTGCTTTGTTTTAGCTGCATCTCGCGTTACTTGTTACCGCCGTCTTCAGTCGCATCCCCCCCGATGACGCCATGCCATCGAAACATGGTGGTCCGACTGAATACGGTCATTAAAAGCTCAACGACGAGACTATACCTTAGCTACTTTAAAGGACAAGTTATAATGAGTAACTTGTGCAAAAAAATCAGGGAACGACACGTCACAAAAAATGACCGCCGCCAATTACCATGCTAATTCCAATGAGCTTTCAAGATGAGACTAAGGCGCGCAGGATTTTGAGCGGCTGGCGAGACGCGAGCGAGGCGCATACCCGCAGCGGTCTGTAACGAGCGAGCAACGAAGCCAGCCGCTCAAAAGACCAACGAATTAGTCTCATCTTGATAGCGATTTGGAATAAAATCAGGAGTCCTGAAGCTGTTTTAGCGCGGCTTCGAGGGTGGCTTGTTCGGTGGAAGTGATCACGTGGCGGCCATATTTGGTAGCGCAAAAACTGGTGGTGATTTGCTCCGCCAAGTGCCAATTAGGCAGCTTTTTATCGCGCAAATCAGCCAGGAATTCCAAAGGTGTCTGCGGCGGCAAACGGGGAAAGCCACGCTGCGCCAGATGATGTAACAGGCGCCCATAATAATGCTCCGCCATCCGTTGGGATTCACGTTGTGCCGAGGGTGGCTGGCGGTTACATCCCCAACGTTGACGCATCCCTTGCCAGGTCAGCCAGCCCAGCGGCAGCAGCAACAAAGCCAGCCACACCGGCCAATGTTGGCGGCTCCAAATGGCCGCGTATCCCGCGCCTTGTAGGGCAGACATTAGCAAGGCGCTTTGCATGGGCGCGTCAAAGTTGACTACGTGGGTGTACCAGGCAAAATCCAGTTCCTCAATCCAGTCACTCCAGACGGAAGGCGGCGGCAGTGAGGCGGCGGGAGTGGCATCCAAGGTGACCCAGCCCCGATCAGGAAACCATGCCTCAGTCCAGGAGTGAGCGTCGCGAAGGCGAATATCAAACCAGCCGGAAAGCCGGTTGCGGGAACTGGGCAGATAACCAATGATCACGCGGCTGGGAATACCCTGCATGCGCAGCAGCACCGCGAGCGTCGAGGCGAAACGTTCGCAATGCCCCGTGCGTTGGTTGAAAATAAAGTCATCGGTGGGTGCCAGGCGGTTCAGTTCCGGCGCACCCAATTGATAGGTGAGGGTTCGCTGTAGATGACGCTCCAGAAACCGGGCCTGATCATACGGATCAGGGATGTCTTGCACCACATTGTTTAGCCATTTTTTGAGCCGGTCGGATTGCGGTGGCAGGGTGGTGAACCGGACGGCTTGGCTGTCGCGCAAACTTTCCGGCGGCAGGTTGGTGCCGATCCAGTAGGTGTAACTATTGTTGGGGCTGGTCCAAACCACCTGGGCTTCCAAGAGGCCATGGGTCGTCAGATACGCGCGCCGAAAAAAAGTTCCGCGCACCGCCACGAGACGGCCATCCACCGGCAACATACGTCCGAGGAATTCGGGCTTCTTCACCCGCACTTGGCGTGTGGGGTACCGCCGAACGTCCCGAATGTCCTCGTCATCCAATTCGATGTTGCGCCAAGCCGAACCATTGTCGGGCGTCCAGAGTGTGCCGTCGAACTCGGTCAGCGCGTAACAACGCAGGTAACCGAGTTGTTCCCCTTGAATCTGGAACAGAATGCGCCGGGAATTTTGACCGCCGCTGCGGGATGGATCCAGCACGTTATCCAACAGGGTATTTTGGTCAGCGGACCGCGAAACCGGCAGGCGGATGCCGCCGGTGAAAAGCCCGCGCGGAAACGTCAGGAAACACACGATCATGCCAGCGGCCACCCAGGCATAGATTCGATAACCCAGCGCCGGATGGACATCCGATCTCCCTTCGGGACACGGTGTTCCTGCTACTTGGAACGATCCCGCCTCCATTTCCGCCAGCGCGCGCGGGATCAACCACACCGCCCCGGCCATGATGGCCAAAAGGCGATAGTCAAACAGGAAGGTGCAGGCGGTGGCCAGATGAAACAGCGCGATCAACAGCGAATACAGTTTTTCGCGCCTTTCCAGCGGACGCAACAAACGCGTGAGTTGCATCGTGGCCAGACCGTGGCCAATGGCAAAGTGAGTGCTGTGCCCCGTCTGAAATCCAAGCCCATAGCCCAGCCCCACACCCATGATAAGCGCCATGGCTTCAAGGACCTGCCCCAGTCGGATTGGACGGCGGGGCAATAACAAACCTGCCGTCCAAAGCCCGGCGTAGAGCAACGGTAGAAAATAATCGTCCCACGTCAGCCCCTGGCAGAGCAGGCCCAACAAAATTAGTTGATGCCGGGCGCTTCTCACGAGGTGATACCCGGCATGATTTCGTTATGCGTGTAGGCAAACACGGTGACCGATTGGCTGGTTGCCGGTGGCAGTACTCCCGCCGGCAGGTACACGGATACCCGGCGACCGCGTCGCGCCAGCTCCTCCGCCACCTGCCATAACGCCACATGGCTTGCGGTAGCCAGCAGGCATAAGGCGCTTTTTCTCGAAACGCCTTCCACTGCCTCCAACAGCCTGGCTTCCGTGGCGCCTCCCGGTTTCATTTCCAAGCGCGCCAACGCGTCGAGCAGGTCGTGTCCGTCATCAAAGGGCGGCACCAGCACCGGCTCCATCCGGGCCAAATCCACCCACTCGACGTGTTGCCCTTCATCCAACGCGGCAAACATCAGCGAGCCGGCGGCCCGCACGCAATCATCCATGACCTTGCCATCGCCCGAATGGCCGCCATCCAACACGATGGCCACCCGTCCGGAAAGTTCCTCATCAAAGGTTTTAACCATCAAACCGCACCCTTTGGCACTGCTTTTCCAATGGATTTGTTTGAGCGGGTCGCCGGGTTGCATGGGGCGAACCCCGGCAAACTGCGCGCCCGAGGCAGTGCGTCGGCGGCCCTGGTGTTTACCGCCGACCATGGCATCGTAACCAGCCGCAGCCGGGGCGGTCACCGGGTAGAGCGCCGGATACACCACCACCTCGCCCGGCACGGAAATGCCCCGTTTGATTTTGATCAGACCAAATGGATGGGAACTGGTCACCCCCAGATTTTCATGCCGGAAAACACCACGCCGTTGAAACACCAGGGCGGGAACCACATTGACGGTTTCACCAGGCTGCAGACGCGCCACGCGAAACAAGGTGCCCGCCGTGGAAATCGCCTCCAGCAATCCGGCGGTCGAGCGACTTTGATTGCTGATGCGCCAGGGTTGCGCCAATTTTTCTCCCTCGCTTAAATCGGTCAACTGTGGGGGAAGAATTTCTATGCGGGCGACACTCTTCCACGCCGCCACCGTGTTGAGCAGCAGGCAGGTTCCCACAATGCCGATAAGCAGCAGCAAGAGACCGGATTGCGAAGTAATGGACGCCGCGTACAGCAGCGCCAGAATCAGCAACAGTAACTTGCCCGTGTTGGTCAGGCGAAACATGCGATCACAATTCCGAAACTCGAAATCCGAATCAAAACCGGAATCCGGATGCTGAACGGCTACTTCAGCCGTTCGCTCACCTGCCGCCAGATTTCCTCATGCACCACTGCGATGGCCGGCATGGCGTCCACGACTTTCACCCGGTGCGGCTCCGCCGCCGCGATCGCCAGAAATCCCTGCTCCACGCGGCTGAAAAAGGCGCGGTCCGCTTCCTCGAACCGATCCCGCCCATGTTCGACTGGCCGACTGAGCCGGCGCGCCTCGCTGACCGCCATCGGCACATGCAGAAACAACGTGAGATCGGGCCGGGTGTCGCCCACCGCAAAATCAATGATCTCCCGCACGGAGGTCAGGTCGAGTTGTCGTCCATAACCTTGGTAGGCGGTCGTCGAGTCGTAGAAGCGGTCGCACAAAACCAGTTCACCCGCGAGCAGGGCCGGGCGAATTACCTCGCGCACCAGTTGGGCGCGGGCCGCGTTCATCAGCAGCAACTCCGCCTCAGGCGTCATCGCGGCGTTATTCAGGCTGTGTTTGAGGGTATGCCGAATTTCCTCACTGATGGGCGTACCACCCGGTTCGCGCAAGGTCCGCACCGTTCGTCCCGCGCTGCGCAGGCGCTCCGCAAGCAATTGGATTTGCGTACTCTTACCGCCGCCTTCGGTGCCCTCAAAAGTGATGAACAGGCCGCGGCTCATTTTGGCGCGGTACTGGATTGGAACGGCCCCACCATGTACTCGACCAGCGAAAAAATCTGTTCATCGCTCAACGGCCCGCCATGCACCTGGCTGAAGCCCGGCATCAACGAGCCGGTTTTGCCGTGCATGATCCAATCGGCCCAGTACTCGCGCTCGGCGGGGCGTTTGGGCACGCGCAAATCAGGCACCATGGAGGCGCGATGTTCGGCAGTGTGGCATACCCCGCAAGCGTTATTAAACAGTTCACCACCCAGCTTACCTATAGTGGGGGTGACATGGCACACGGCGCAATCACCTTTGAAAACCGCCTGCCGATCCTGTTGCGACATTTGCTGGTTGCGCGCGCGCAGCTCGGGAGTCATGCGGGCCACAGGCGAGTTAGGGTCGGCAATTTTGGCCGACAAAATCAGGACGATTTGTCCAACGCTGGTATCCACGGTGATCGTCTTGGTGATGATGCCGAATTTACCGCGAATATCCATAGTCACCGTAATGGCCACGTTACTGCCGGGTCCCAGTCGGTACGGAGTGGTGGGCAGTTGCGCGACAGTACAACCGCAGGAAGTGCGGGTGCCGGTGATCAGGACTTCCGAGCTGGTGATATTGGTGGCGTAAAACGTGCAGAGCGCGTTCGTGGCACCTGCCTCCGGGCGGACCTCCTTGTGAATCTGGTCCCATGCCAGCGCGTTGGTAGGCGTTTGCGCGTGCGCCACGCCGGCGAGTCCCACGATTGCCATGATTGCCAGTATAAAACTTAACCGTTGCATAGGCTTGAAGTATAGCACATCCCGTTTTGAGATTTCAATTTTCATGTTTACCGCGTTTTAAACCGGTTTGAGCC harbors:
- a CDS encoding DUF481 domain-containing protein translates to MQLKQSNKWAGVVASVVVLGFSHTSVSGAEPTAVEKKNPWDLTLSAGLTITKGNSDTVLGVLQGLAVRKWEKMDLSLGGDFTYGETKQNGVSTKNNELYRGYGQLNRQVSDKLFMYMRVEGMHDGVADVRYRVAFNPGLGYYFVKNDKGFLRAEVGPGYVIEKLGSVSNRYATLRASERGEYKITKTAKVWEYLEVLPQVDRWSNVAYNFEIGIESSISKSFSLRTYLQDSYRTEPAAGRKKNDAKLVAGISYKF
- a CDS encoding transglutaminaseTgpA domain-containing protein — its product is MLGLLCQGLTWDDYFLPLLYAGLWTAGLLLPRRPIRLGQVLEAMALIMGVGLGYGLGFQTGHSTHFAIGHGLATMQLTRLLRPLERREKLYSLLIALFHLATACTFLFDYRLLAIMAGAVWLIPRALAEMEAGSFQVAGTPCPEGRSDVHPALGYRIYAWVAAGMIVCFLTFPRGLFTGGIRLPVSRSADQNTLLDNVLDPSRSGGQNSRRILFQIQGEQLGYLRCYALTEFDGTLWTPDNGSAWRNIELDDEDIRDVRRYPTRQVRVKKPEFLGRMLPVDGRLVAVRGTFFRRAYLTTHGLLEAQVVWTSPNNSYTYWIGTNLPPESLRDSQAVRFTTLPPQSDRLKKWLNNVVQDIPDPYDQARFLERHLQRTLTYQLGAPELNRLAPTDDFIFNQRTGHCERFASTLAVLLRMQGIPSRVIIGYLPSSRNRLSGWFDIRLRDAHSWTEAWFPDRGWVTLDATPAASLPPPSVWSDWIEELDFAWYTHVVNFDAPMQSALLMSALQGAGYAAIWSRQHWPVWLALLLLPLGWLTWQGMRQRWGCNRQPPSAQRESQRMAEHYYGRLLHHLAQRGFPRLPPQTPLEFLADLRDKKLPNWHLAEQITTSFCATKYGRHVITSTEQATLEAALKQLQDS
- a CDS encoding DUF58 domain-containing protein, producing MFRLTNTGKLLLLILALLYAASITSQSGLLLLLIGIVGTCLLLNTVAAWKSVARIEILPPQLTDLSEGEKLAQPWRISNQSRSTAGLLEAISTAGTLFRVARLQPGETVNVVPALVFQRRGVFRHENLGVTSSHPFGLIKIKRGISVPGEVVVYPALYPVTAPAAAGYDAMVGGKHQGRRRTASGAQFAGVRPMQPGDPLKQIHWKSSAKGCGLMVKTFDEELSGRVAIVLDGGHSGDGKVMDDCVRAAGSLMFAALDEGQHVEWVDLARMEPVLVPPFDDGHDLLDALARLEMKPGGATEARLLEAVEGVSRKSALCLLATASHVALWQVAEELARRGRRVSVYLPAGVLPPATSQSVTVFAYTHNEIMPGITS
- the tmk gene encoding dTMP kinase is translated as MSRGLFITFEGTEGGGKSTQIQLLAERLRSAGRTVRTLREPGGTPISEEIRHTLKHSLNNAAMTPEAELLLMNAARAQLVREVIRPALLAGELVLCDRFYDSTTAYQGYGRQLDLTSVREIIDFAVGDTRPDLTLFLHVPMAVSEARRLSRPVEHGRDRFEEADRAFFSRVEQGFLAIAAAEPHRVKVVDAMPAIAVVHEEIWRQVSERLK
- a CDS encoding DUF1573 domain-containing protein; translation: MKIEISKRDVLYFKPMQRLSFILAIMAIVGLAGVAHAQTPTNALAWDQIHKEVRPEAGATNALCTFYATNITSSEVLITGTRTSCGCTVAQLPTTPYRLGPGSNVAITVTMDIRGKFGIITKTITVDTSVGQIVLILSAKIADPNSPVARMTPELRARNQQMSQQDRQAVFKGDCAVCHVTPTIGKLGGELFNNACGVCHTAEHRASMVPDLRVPKRPAEREYWADWIMHGKTGSLMPGFSQVHGGPLSDEQIFSLVEYMVGPFQSSTAPK